The Streptomyces kanamyceticus genome window below encodes:
- a CDS encoding SPFH domain-containing protein, with amino-acid sequence MPVPEEPKDPEQRKGPEGPAEPAAPGDGTGPRDGTGPRALVVRNRHDSIPMDLLFRGDTAELPKPTKTAHAPKSPQPLKSLQPPKSPQPQKSPEPTEESGAAKRLSPPRPDRDLAERRGPACSGWWALLVALLALGGAAWLIWAGGLVPVRITDFLALPERPRNGLVAWQWAAVGGCGAVALFALGGLTRGRVGSAWTLSLFGRYRGSVRRTGLVWISPLMLRRRVDVRLRHWRSEPMAAVDAEGIELRVVVLVVWQVKDAARALLTVDDHLAYLREQVEAVTARVVSRLPADSFREPADDVPTLRDAEAVGDALGATLAAECRAVGVEVFSARPTRVEYAPEMAAAMQRRQLAAIDAKHRDTVLTSVLDAVDDTVRRLTERGLVTLDDYERKALVKDLTVAFYTARGSAVDTH; translated from the coding sequence GTGCCCGTGCCGGAAGAGCCGAAGGACCCCGAGCAGCGGAAGGGCCCCGAAGGGCCCGCGGAACCGGCGGCCCCGGGGGACGGCACGGGCCCCCGCGACGGCACGGGCCCCCGCGCCCTGGTCGTACGCAACCGCCACGACTCCATACCGATGGACCTGCTCTTCCGCGGCGACACGGCGGAACTGCCGAAGCCGACGAAGACGGCGCACGCACCGAAGTCCCCCCAGCCTCTGAAGTCCCTCCAGCCTCCAAAGTCCCCTCAGCCCCAGAAGTCCCCCGAGCCGACGGAGGAGTCCGGCGCGGCCAAGCGCCTCTCCCCGCCGCGCCCCGACCGTGACCTGGCCGAGCGGCGCGGTCCCGCGTGCTCCGGCTGGTGGGCGCTGCTCGTGGCGCTCCTGGCCCTCGGCGGAGCGGCCTGGCTGATCTGGGCGGGCGGTCTGGTCCCCGTACGGATCACGGACTTCCTCGCCCTCCCCGAACGGCCCCGGAACGGGCTGGTCGCCTGGCAGTGGGCGGCGGTCGGCGGCTGTGGAGCGGTCGCGCTGTTCGCGCTCGGCGGGCTCACGCGGGGGCGGGTCGGCAGCGCGTGGACCCTGTCGCTGTTCGGCCGCTACCGGGGGAGCGTACGGCGGACCGGACTCGTGTGGATCAGCCCGCTGATGCTGCGGCGCCGCGTGGACGTACGGCTGCGGCACTGGCGCAGCGAACCGATGGCGGCCGTCGACGCGGAGGGCATCGAACTGCGGGTCGTCGTCCTCGTGGTGTGGCAGGTCAAGGACGCGGCGCGGGCGCTGCTCACGGTGGACGACCACCTCGCGTACCTGCGGGAGCAGGTGGAGGCGGTGACGGCGCGGGTGGTGTCGCGGCTGCCCGCCGACTCGTTCCGGGAGCCCGCCGACGACGTGCCGACGCTGCGGGACGCCGAGGCGGTCGGCGACGCGCTCGGCGCCACGCTCGCCGCGGAGTGCAGGGCGGTCGGCGTCGAGGTGTTCTCGGCGCGGCCCACCCGCGTGGAGTACGCACCGGAGATGGCGGCGGCGATGCAGCGCAGGCAGCTCGCCGCGATCGACGCCAAACACCGGGACACCGTGCTGACCTCGGTGCTCGACGCGGTGGACGACACCGTGCGGCGCCTGACCGAGCGGGGGCTCGTCACACTCGACGACTACGAACGGAAGGCGCTGGTCAAGGACTTGACGGTGGCCTTCTACACGGCGCGGGGGAGCGCCGTGGACACCCACTGA
- a CDS encoding C40 family peptidase: MQTPRFTEEIPADCGCGHCAATPSADRAGQRCGVRGALVAAVGAAVLVGTAAGPAAAEPAPSHAGWDGSKYWYKDATGWWRWTSHYDKYVARTGKAGTHAATGTGKARPAARGTSSGEPTFRGRGGWDATDRVYWYQKAGHWYWTSHRDKYESRTGRSGSHAAKPAPRPTGSSSSGGSRGHTSGTPSRHGTEAAISYAMSHLGDPYVWGGNGPHGWDCSGLVMAAYRQAGVSLPRVADAQYRATRSLSRGELRRGDLVFWSGNGSSSGIHHVAIYLGGGQYLEAPRPGKSVRISSFSWYNPNMYGRVR, encoded by the coding sequence GTGCAGACACCCCGATTCACCGAGGAGATACCCGCCGACTGCGGGTGCGGACACTGCGCCGCGACGCCGTCCGCCGACCGCGCGGGCCAGCGCTGCGGGGTGCGCGGCGCGCTGGTCGCCGCCGTGGGAGCGGCGGTGCTCGTGGGCACCGCGGCGGGCCCGGCGGCCGCCGAACCCGCGCCGAGCCACGCGGGCTGGGACGGCTCCAAGTACTGGTACAAGGACGCGACCGGCTGGTGGCGCTGGACCTCGCACTACGACAAGTACGTGGCGCGCACGGGCAAGGCGGGCACGCACGCGGCCACTGGGACCGGGAAGGCGCGGCCCGCCGCCCGCGGGACCTCGTCCGGCGAGCCCACGTTCCGCGGGCGCGGGGGCTGGGACGCCACCGACCGCGTGTACTGGTACCAGAAGGCGGGGCACTGGTACTGGACCAGTCACCGGGACAAGTACGAGAGTCGCACGGGCCGTTCCGGAAGCCACGCGGCGAAGCCCGCACCGCGTCCGACGGGTTCGAGCAGTTCGGGCGGCTCGCGCGGCCACACCTCCGGAACGCCGAGCAGGCACGGCACGGAGGCGGCCATCTCGTACGCCATGTCGCACCTCGGCGACCCCTACGTCTGGGGCGGCAACGGGCCGCACGGCTGGGACTGTTCGGGTCTGGTGATGGCCGCCTACCGGCAGGCGGGCGTCAGCCTGCCGCGCGTCGCCGACGCGCAGTACCGCGCGACCCGGTCCCTCTCGCGGGGCGAGCTGCGCCGCGGTGACCTGGTGTTCTGGAGCGGCAACGGCAGTTCGTCGGGCATCCACCACGTGGCGATCTACCTGGGCGGCGGCCAGTACCTGGAGGCGCCCCGGCCCGGCAAGAGCGTCCGGATCTCGTCCTTCAGCTGGTACAACCCGAACATGTACGGCCGGGTGCGCTAG
- a CDS encoding LysR family transcriptional regulator, with the protein MTKGTSGPGAIELRHLRCFLAIADEGNITRAAARLRITQPAASRTLAALEDALRARLVDRSTHYLTLTPEGRAFRDKAAVAVAAFEDALDVGRSVRRALRLGHAWSAAGAYTTPLLRRWREAHPDVPLELLRIDDRTAGLARGAVDAALLRGPVGTPGLVTELLYTEARVAAVPADSPPAGQGSAALDELAGAVIALNTVSGTTTLDLWPVDARPTGTITVANTDDWLAAIAASRAVGVTTTATAALHPHPGVVYVPLPDAPPVPVFLARRDGPPSHPALRDLCALAHEVTGRDSA; encoded by the coding sequence ATGACAAAGGGAACGTCCGGGCCCGGGGCCATCGAGCTGCGTCATCTGCGGTGCTTCCTCGCCATCGCCGACGAGGGCAACATCACCCGCGCCGCCGCCCGCCTCCGCATCACCCAGCCCGCCGCGTCCCGCACCCTCGCCGCCCTGGAGGACGCCCTGCGAGCGCGGCTAGTGGACCGGTCCACCCACTACCTCACGCTCACCCCCGAGGGCCGCGCCTTCCGCGACAAGGCCGCCGTCGCCGTCGCCGCCTTCGAGGACGCCCTGGACGTGGGGCGTTCGGTGCGCAGGGCGCTGCGCCTCGGGCACGCCTGGTCGGCCGCGGGCGCGTACACCACGCCCCTGCTGCGCCGCTGGCGCGAGGCCCACCCCGACGTACCGCTCGAACTGCTCCGCATCGACGACCGCACCGCGGGGCTCGCCCGGGGCGCGGTCGACGCCGCGCTGCTCCGCGGCCCCGTCGGCACCCCGGGCCTGGTGACGGAGCTCCTGTACACGGAGGCGCGGGTGGCCGCCGTGCCCGCCGACAGTCCGCCGGCCGGTCAGGGGAGTGCGGCACTCGACGAGCTGGCCGGGGCCGTGATCGCGCTCAACACCGTGTCCGGTACGACCACGCTCGACCTGTGGCCCGTCGACGCCCGGCCCACCGGCACGATCACCGTCGCCAACACCGACGACTGGCTGGCCGCGATCGCGGCGTCCCGCGCGGTCGGCGTCACGACCACCGCGACCGCGGCCCTGCACCCGCACCCCGGCGTCGTCTACGTCCCGCTGCCCGACGCCCCGCCGGTCCCGGTGTTCCTGGCCCGCCGCGACGGGCCGCCGAGCCATCCCGCCCTGCGCGACCTGTGCGCCCTCGCGCACGAGGTCACGGGCCGGGACTCCGCCTGA
- a CDS encoding EamA family transporter, which yields MSSTDQETATGGRAALGPVGLVLAGGISVQFGGAIAVSVMPKAGALGIVTLRLAFAALVLLIVCRPRLRGHSRADWGTVVAFGVAMAGMNGLFYQSVARIPMGPAVTLEVLGPLALSVLASRRAVNFIWAGLALCGVFLLGGGGGFSGLDPVGVAYALGAGAMWATYIVFSARTGRRFPQADGLALAMVVAAVLFLPLGLVESGSKLVRPEVLALGAAVAVMSSVLPYTLELLALRRLPASTFAIMMSLEPAIAAVAGFLILGQALALSEALAISLVIAASMGAVRSQVGRRRVAPAAAATVLPEATSALPERERSL from the coding sequence GTGTCGAGTACCGATCAGGAGACGGCGACCGGCGGGCGTGCCGCGCTAGGGCCCGTCGGGCTCGTACTCGCCGGGGGCATCTCCGTGCAGTTCGGCGGGGCGATCGCCGTCAGCGTCATGCCGAAGGCGGGGGCGCTCGGCATCGTGACCCTGCGCCTCGCGTTCGCCGCGCTCGTGCTGCTCATCGTCTGCCGACCCCGGCTGCGCGGGCACTCGCGCGCGGACTGGGGCACGGTCGTCGCCTTCGGCGTCGCCATGGCGGGCATGAACGGCCTCTTCTACCAGTCCGTGGCCCGCATCCCCATGGGCCCCGCGGTCACGCTCGAGGTCCTCGGCCCCCTCGCCCTCTCCGTCCTCGCCTCCCGCCGGGCGGTCAACTTCATCTGGGCGGGCCTTGCCCTCTGCGGCGTCTTCCTGCTCGGCGGCGGTGGCGGGTTCAGCGGCCTCGACCCGGTCGGTGTGGCGTACGCGCTCGGCGCGGGGGCGATGTGGGCGACGTACATCGTCTTCAGCGCGCGTACGGGACGGCGCTTTCCGCAGGCCGACGGGCTCGCGCTCGCCATGGTCGTGGCGGCGGTCCTCTTCCTGCCGCTCGGCCTCGTGGAATCCGGCTCGAAGCTGGTCCGCCCCGAGGTGCTGGCGCTCGGCGCGGCGGTCGCCGTGATGTCGTCCGTGCTGCCCTACACCCTCGAACTCCTCGCGCTGCGGCGGCTGCCCGCGTCCACGTTCGCCATCATGATGAGCCTCGAACCGGCGATCGCGGCGGTCGCGGGCTTCCTCATCCTCGGCCAGGCGCTGGCTCTCAGCGAGGCGTTGGCGATCTCTTTGGTGATCGCGGCGAGCATGGGGGCGGTGCGGTCGCAGGTGGGGCGCCGGAGGGTTGCGCCTGCTGCTGCGGCGACGGTGCTACCGGAAGCGACGTCGGCCCTCCCTGAGCGGGAGCGCTCCCTGTAG
- a CDS encoding TIGR03084 family metal-binding protein encodes MSDVLPVLADLRRESEELDRLVAQLPYERWATGTPATGWTVAHQIAHLAWTDRAALLAATDPIAFADEVAKAAAAPDTFVDDGAQEGATLPPADLLTRWRTARDKLWHVLSEAPAGTRLPWYGPPMAAPSMATARLMETWAHGQDVADALGVTREPTDRLRHVARIGVRTRDFAYAVRGLTPPQEEFRVELTSPVTGETWEYGPDDAPQRVTGPALDFCLLVTRRAHRADLDVRAQGPDADRWLDIAQAFAGPPGTDRTPREGTSR; translated from the coding sequence GTGTCCGACGTCCTGCCCGTGCTCGCAGACCTGCGCCGTGAGAGTGAGGAACTCGACCGGCTCGTAGCGCAGTTGCCGTACGAGCGATGGGCGACCGGCACCCCCGCCACCGGCTGGACCGTCGCGCACCAGATCGCTCATCTCGCCTGGACCGACCGCGCCGCCCTCCTCGCCGCCACCGACCCCATCGCCTTCGCCGACGAAGTCGCGAAAGCCGCCGCCGCCCCCGACACCTTCGTGGACGACGGCGCCCAAGAAGGCGCCACTCTCCCGCCCGCCGACCTCCTCACCCGCTGGCGCACCGCCCGCGACAAGCTGTGGCACGTCCTCAGCGAGGCCCCCGCGGGCACCCGCCTGCCCTGGTACGGCCCGCCCATGGCCGCCCCCTCCATGGCGACCGCCCGCCTCATGGAGACCTGGGCCCACGGCCAGGACGTCGCCGACGCCCTGGGAGTGACGCGCGAGCCCACCGACCGTCTCCGTCACGTGGCCCGCATCGGCGTACGGACCCGCGACTTCGCCTACGCCGTACGGGGGTTGACCCCGCCCCAGGAGGAGTTCCGAGTGGAGCTGACGTCGCCCGTGACCGGGGAGACGTGGGAGTACGGTCCCGACGACGCACCCCAACGCGTCACCGGACCCGCCCTGGACTTCTGTCTGCTCGTCACGCGCCGAGCGCACCGCGCGGACCTGGACGTACGGGCCCAAGGCCCGGACGCCGACCGCTGGTTGGACATCGCGCAGGCCTTCGCGGGACCGCCCGGCACCGACCGCACCCCACGCGAGGGGACCTCCCGATGA
- a CDS encoding acyclic terpene utilization AtuA family protein, whose product MTPAPLRIGNASGFYGDRFDAMREMLTDGPLDVLTGDYLAELTMLILGRDRLKDPSRGYAKTFLRQLEECLGLAHERGVRIVANAGGLNPSGLAARIRELVRELGIPVAVAHVEGDDLTARFPGVLTANAYLGGAGIAECLRAGADIVVTGRVTDAALVTGPAAAHFGWSPTDHDRLAGAVVAGHILECGTQATGGNYAFFAERDARDLRRPGFPLAEIHEDGSAVITKHDGTGGFVDVGTVTAQLLYETQGSRYAGPDVTARLDTVTLTEEGPDRVRVTGVRGEAPPPTLKVGLNRLGGFRNEVVFVLTGLDIEAKAALVQAQIEDAFDRGKSRPKQVSWELSRTDRPDASTEETASALLRLVVRDADAEAVGRALSGAAIELALGSVPGFHVTAPPGKGAPYGVFEAAYVERDAVEHVSVLPTGERRPVGEDTAHDILVLREPTLKPPPPEPLPPSPTRPTPLGRIAGARSGDKGGDANLGVWVRGDDAWRWLAHELTVDRLRQLLPETRDLVITRHELPNLRALNFVVEGLLGEGVAAQARFDPQAKGLGEWLRARHLDIPEVLL is encoded by the coding sequence ATGACCCCCGCCCCTCTCCGCATAGGCAACGCCTCCGGCTTCTACGGCGACCGCTTCGACGCCATGCGCGAGATGCTCACCGACGGCCCCCTGGACGTCCTCACCGGCGACTACCTCGCCGAACTGACCATGCTGATCCTCGGCCGCGACCGCCTCAAGGACCCGTCGCGCGGCTACGCGAAGACCTTCCTGCGCCAGCTGGAGGAGTGCCTCGGCCTCGCGCACGAACGCGGAGTCAGGATCGTGGCCAACGCGGGCGGCCTGAACCCGTCCGGACTGGCCGCAAGAATAAGGGAGTTGGTGCGGGAGCTGGGTATCCCCGTCGCCGTGGCGCACGTGGAGGGGGACGACCTCACCGCCCGCTTCCCCGGCGTACTCACCGCCAACGCCTACCTCGGCGGAGCCGGTATCGCGGAGTGTCTGCGCGCGGGCGCGGACATCGTGGTGACGGGCCGCGTGACGGACGCGGCCCTCGTCACGGGTCCGGCGGCCGCGCACTTCGGCTGGTCGCCGACGGACCACGACCGCCTGGCGGGAGCGGTCGTCGCGGGCCACATCCTGGAGTGCGGGACGCAGGCCACCGGAGGCAACTACGCGTTCTTCGCGGAGCGGGACGCGCGCGACCTGCGCCGCCCCGGCTTCCCGCTGGCCGAGATCCACGAGGACGGCTCGGCGGTCATCACGAAGCACGACGGCACGGGCGGTTTCGTCGACGTGGGCACGGTCACCGCGCAGCTGCTCTACGAGACGCAGGGGTCTCGGTACGCGGGCCCGGACGTGACCGCGCGGCTCGACACGGTGACGCTCACGGAGGAGGGTCCGGACCGGGTGCGCGTGACGGGCGTACGGGGTGAGGCGCCGCCGCCGACGCTGAAGGTGGGCCTGAACCGCCTTGGCGGCTTCCGCAACGAAGTGGTGTTCGTGCTGACCGGGCTCGACATCGAGGCCAAGGCGGCGCTGGTCCAGGCTCAGATAGAGGACGCGTTCGACAGGGGCAAGTCCCGTCCCAAGCAGGTTAGTTGGGAGCTGTCCCGTACCGATCGCCCGGACGCGTCGACCGAGGAGACGGCCAGCGCGCTGCTGCGACTCGTCGTGCGCGACGCGGACGCGGAAGCGGTCGGCAGGGCGCTCAGCGGCGCGGCGATCGAGCTGGCGCTCGGCAGCGTCCCCGGCTTCCACGTGACGGCGCCGCCGGGCAAGGGTGCGCCGTACGGGGTGTTCGAGGCGGCGTACGTGGAGCGGGACGCGGTGGAGCACGTGTCGGTGCTGCCGACGGGTGAACGCAGGCCGGTCGGTGAGGACACCGCGCACGACATTCTCGTACTGCGGGAGCCGACCTTGAAACCCCCGCCCCCCGAACCGCTCCCCCCGAGCCCCACCCGCCCCACCCCCCTCGGCCGCATCGCAGGCGCCCGCAGCGGCGACAAGGGCGGCGACGCCAACCTCGGCGTCTGGGTGCGCGGCGACGACGCGTGGCGGTGGCTCGCCCACGAGTTGACCGTCGACAGGCTTCGGCAACTCCTGCCCGAGACACGTGACTTGGTCATCACCCGCCACGAGCTGCCCAACCTGCGCGCCCTGAACTTCGTCGTGGAGGGGCTGCTCGGCGAAGGCGTCGCCGCGCAGGCCCGTTTCGATCCGCAGGCCAAGGGCCTGGGGGAGTGGCTGCGCGCCCGCCACCTGGACATACCGGAGGTATTGCTGTGA
- a CDS encoding acyl-CoA carboxylase subunit beta codes for MTVLASALDPASAEYAEYREAMLARLDELGTEQAKALEGGGEKYVQRHHKRGKLLARERIELLLDPDTPFLELSPLAAWGSDYPVGASMVTGIGVVEGVECLITANDPTVRGGASNPWTLKKAFRAHEIGHANRLPSIHLVESGGADLPSQKEIFIPGGALFKHLTQSSAAGIPTIAVVFGNSTAGGAYVPGMSDHVIMVKERAKVFLGGPPLVKMATGEESDDESLGGAEMHARTSGLADYLAEDERDALRQARRVVSRLNWRKEYADPDPSAVQAPKYDEDELLGIVPGDLKKPFDPREVIARIVDGSDFDEFKPLYGPSLATGWASLHGYPVGILANAQGVLFSEESQKAAQFIQLANQRDIPLLFLHNTTGYMVGKEYEQGGIIKHGAMMINAVSNSRVPHLSVLMGASYGAGHYGMCGRAYDPRFLFAWPSAKSAVMGPQQLAGVLSIVARQSAAAKGQPYDDEADAALRAMVEQQIESESLPMFLSGRLYDDGVIDPRDTRTVLGLCLSAIHTAPYEGARGGFGVFRM; via the coding sequence GTGACCGTCCTCGCCTCCGCGCTCGACCCCGCGAGCGCCGAGTACGCCGAGTACCGCGAGGCCATGCTGGCCAGGCTCGACGAGCTCGGCACCGAGCAGGCCAAGGCCCTGGAGGGCGGCGGCGAGAAGTACGTCCAACGTCACCACAAGCGCGGCAAGTTGCTGGCCAGGGAACGGATCGAGCTGCTCCTCGACCCGGATACGCCCTTCCTTGAGCTTTCGCCGCTCGCGGCCTGGGGCAGCGACTATCCGGTCGGTGCCTCCATGGTCACGGGCATCGGCGTCGTCGAGGGCGTCGAGTGTCTGATCACCGCCAACGACCCGACCGTACGCGGCGGCGCGAGCAATCCGTGGACGCTGAAGAAGGCGTTCCGGGCGCATGAGATCGGGCACGCGAACCGGCTGCCCTCGATCCACCTCGTGGAGTCCGGCGGCGCCGATCTGCCCTCCCAGAAGGAGATCTTCATCCCGGGAGGCGCCCTGTTCAAGCACCTCACGCAGTCATCGGCCGCCGGGATCCCCACGATCGCCGTCGTCTTCGGCAACTCCACGGCGGGCGGCGCCTACGTGCCCGGCATGAGCGACCACGTGATCATGGTCAAGGAGCGCGCGAAGGTGTTCCTCGGCGGTCCGCCGCTGGTGAAGATGGCGACCGGCGAGGAGAGCGACGACGAGTCGCTGGGCGGCGCCGAGATGCACGCCCGCACCTCGGGCCTCGCCGACTACCTCGCCGAGGACGAGCGCGACGCGCTGCGCCAGGCCCGCCGGGTCGTATCCCGCCTCAACTGGCGCAAGGAGTACGCCGATCCGGACCCGTCCGCGGTCCAGGCGCCCAAGTACGACGAGGACGAGCTCCTCGGCATCGTCCCCGGCGACCTGAAGAAGCCCTTCGATCCGCGCGAGGTGATCGCGCGGATCGTCGACGGCTCGGACTTCGACGAGTTCAAGCCGCTGTACGGGCCGAGCCTCGCCACGGGGTGGGCCTCGCTGCACGGCTATCCCGTAGGCATCCTCGCCAACGCGCAGGGCGTGCTGTTCAGCGAGGAGTCGCAGAAGGCGGCCCAGTTCATCCAGTTGGCCAACCAGCGAGACATCCCGCTGCTCTTCCTGCACAACACCACCGGATACATGGTCGGCAAGGAGTACGAGCAGGGCGGCATCATCAAGCACGGCGCGATGATGATCAACGCGGTCAGCAACTCGCGGGTGCCGCACCTGTCCGTCCTCATGGGCGCCTCCTACGGCGCCGGGCACTACGGCATGTGCGGGCGCGCCTACGACCCCCGCTTCCTCTTCGCCTGGCCGAGCGCCAAGTCGGCGGTGATGGGGCCGCAGCAGCTCGCGGGCGTGCTCTCCATCGTCGCCCGGCAGTCCGCCGCCGCGAAGGGGCAGCCCTACGACGACGAGGCGGATGCCGCGCTGCGCGCCATGGTGGAGCAGCAGATCGAGTCCGAGTCGCTGCCGATGTTCCTGTCCGGGCGGCTCTACGACGACGGGGTCATCGACCCGCGTGACACCCGCACCGTCCTCGGCCTGTGCCTGTCCGCGATCCACACCGCCCCCTACGAGGGCGCGCGCGGCGGCTTCGGCGTCTTCCGGATGTGA